The genomic segment CTGCGGGCGATCGGCGCGGCCGAGGTCGACAAGGCGTCGGCCGAAGGGCTGTTCTTCCCGGATACCTATCTGTTCGACAAAGACACGAGCGATCTCGCCATCTATAAGCGCGCATACCGGCTGATGCAGTCGCGCCTCACCGAAGCGTGGAACACGCGCGCCCAGAATCTTCCTTACAAGACGCCTTACGAGGCGCTCATCATGGCGTCGATCGTCGAGAAGGAGACGGGGCGCGCGCAGGACCGGCCGCTCGTCGCGGCGGTGTTCGCGAACCGCCTGCGCATCGGCATGCCGCTGCAGACCGATCCGACCGTGATCTACGGCCTCGGTCCGGCCTACGGCGGCAAACTGAAGAAAAAGGATCTGCAGACGGACACTCCGTACAATACCTACACGCGCATGGGCCTGCCGCCGACGCCTATCGCGCTGCCCGGCGTGGCCGCATTGAACGCCACGCTCAATCCCGCCGCGAGCGGCGCGCTGTATTTCGTGTCGCGCGGCGACGGCAGCAGCATCTTTTCCGACAATCTGGGCGACCACAACAAGGCCGTCGACAAATACATCCGGGGTCAATGAATGGCGCGCGGCAAGTTCATCACGTTCGAAGGCATCGACGGCGCGGGCAAGACCACGCATCTCGACTGGTTCCGCCAGCAACTCGCCGCGAAGCTCGAAAAGAGCGGACATCAGGTCGTGATGACACGCGAACCGGGCGGCACGCCGCTTGGCGAAACGCTGCGCGGCATCCTGCTCAATCAGCCGATGGATCTGGAAACCGAAGCGCTGCTGATGTTCGCCGCACGCCGCGAGCATCTGGCGCAGGTGATCGAACCGGCACTTTCGCATGGCGACTGGGTGCTGTCCGACCGTTTCACGGACGCGACCTTCGCGTATCAGGGCGGTGGGCGCGGCCTGCCGCGCGACAAGCTGGAAGCGCTGGAGCGCTGGGTGCAGGGCGGTTTCCAGCCCGATCTGACCGTGCTCTTCGACGTGCCGACCGACACCGCAAGCGAGCGTCGCTCCG from the Caballeronia sp. NK8 genome contains:
- the tmk gene encoding dTMP kinase is translated as MARGKFITFEGIDGAGKTTHLDWFRQQLAAKLEKSGHQVVMTREPGGTPLGETLRGILLNQPMDLETEALLMFAARREHLAQVIEPALSHGDWVLSDRFTDATFAYQGGGRGLPRDKLEALERWVQGGFQPDLTVLFDVPTDTASERRSAARAPDKFESESDAFFERTRSEYLRRAAESPQRFVIVDSTRAIGDIRKRLEEVVSSL
- the mltG gene encoding endolytic transglycosylase MltG, which produces MSFLKKCVVAAVLAAMLAAAVAGGVYWWANRPMELSTPELDVTIKPHSSLRSVSAQLNRGGVPVEPELFVLMTRVLGLSSQLKSGNYAFKSGITPFEVLEKIARGDVNEYVATVIEGWTLQKMRGELDGNPALKHDTAGMTDTDLLRAIGAAEVDKASAEGLFFPDTYLFDKDTSDLAIYKRAYRLMQSRLTEAWNTRAQNLPYKTPYEALIMASIVEKETGRAQDRPLVAAVFANRLRIGMPLQTDPTVIYGLGPAYGGKLKKKDLQTDTPYNTYTRMGLPPTPIALPGVAALNATLNPAASGALYFVSRGDGSSIFSDNLGDHNKAVDKYIRGQ